CGCGGTGCTCGGCAGTCTGCAGTCGATCCTGTACCTGCTGTCGCTGGTCGCGCCGTCGGTCGCGACGAAGGTGATCTTCTGGAAGCTGTTCGGCGTCCTCGCGGCGGTCGTGGTATTCCTCTGGTACCTGTTCGCGGTCGTCTGGACCGGGCGGGCCGTGCTCGCCCGTCGGGTGACGCTCGCGCTGGCCGGCGGACCGCTGGCTATCTGTGTCGCCCTGCTCGTCACCAACACGGCGCCGTCGGTGCCGGGGCTACACTCGCTGTACTGGTCGTCGGTGTCGGTCGCCACCCCCGACGCCGTGCTCTCGCCGCTCGTCTTCGAGGGCGGTCCGGCCGCACTCGGTCAGCGTCTCTACTCCCTCTGCCTGTTGCTCGGGAGCGTCGGCCTGCTCGTCGCCTTCACGGCGCGCTCCGATCAACGACTCTACCGCTGGCGAAACGCGATGCTGGTGCTGGGCGGCGTGGCCGGCCTCTGCTTCGCCGTCGGGTTCGCCTTCTTGAATCTCCCCTACGAGCCCCACCCGCTGGTCTACGTGCTGGCCCACGGCTTCGTCGTCCTCGGCGTGGCCCGTTTCGGCGACTACGACGTGGTCTCCCTGCCCGAGAACAGCCTCATCGAGGCCATCGACGGGGCCATCCTCGTCTACACCGTCGACGGGACGGTCATCGAGTTGAACGAGGCGGCGAAACTCGTTCTCGGCCTCACCGACGAGGCTGTCGGGCGCGGCATCGTCGGCGTGGTCGAACTCTCCGAATCACTGCCGGGGGTCCGCGGCGGCGAGGCCGGCAGCGTGGCGTCCCCTGCGGGGATCGCCGACCTGCTCGACGGCCACGAGTTTACCACGGTCATCAACGGCGTCTCCCGAACCTTCGTGGTCCGGGTGTCCCGTCTCGACGACGGCGGTGACCATCTGGGGTGGACGGTGCTGTGTTACGACGTGACCGACCTCCGGCAGAAACAGCAGGAACTCGACCTGCTCAAGCAGGTGCTCAGTCGCGTCCTCCGGCACAACGTCCGCAACGACCTCTCGGTGGTCAAGTCCAACGCGAAGATGCTCGCCGAGGAGTCCTCCGGCCTGCAGGCCGAACGCCTCCGGACGATCATGGACAAGAGCGACAACCTGCTCGACGCGAGCGAGAAGGCCCGAACCGTCGAAAAACTCCTCTCGAGCGAACGCACCCGCAGCGAGTTCGACGTGGCCGAGATGGCGACCGAGGCCGTCGAGACCACCCGCCGGGAGTTCCCCGGCGTCGCCGTCGAGACCGATCTCCCCGATTCGTGTCCGGTCAACGCCCACTGGGCCCTCTCTCACGCGGTCGAGAACGTGATCGAGAACGCCGCCATGCACAACGACGCCGACGATCCACAGGTGGCCGTCACCGCCGAGTGTGGCGACGAGCGCGCGACCCTCCGGGTCGCCGACAACGGCCCTGGCATCCCCTACAAGGAACTCGAAGTGCTGGAGCGCCGCGAGGAGACCCAGCTCGAACACGGCTCCAGCATCGGCCTCTGGCTGGTCGACTGGATCGTCGACCTCTCGGGTGGCGACATCGCGTTCGAGAACACCGATCGGGGCTGTACCGTCACCATCGAACTCGACGCCGCGATCCCCGAGGCCGGAGAGGACGACGAAGCGACCGACCTGAACCTCGGGATCGGGGCCGACGACTGATACCCATTCAGTCTGCCGCCTGTCCGCCGTCGACCGGGATGGTGTGGCCGGTGATGTAGGAGGCGTCCGAGGAACAGAGGAAGGCGACTACACCGGCGATCTCCTCCGGATCGGCGATGCGATCCATCGGTACGTCCCGCATCGCCGACGTGTCGAAATCGGCCCGGAGCGTCCGGATCGCCGTCCGGACCAGTGAGACGGCACGCTCGATCCGGTCCCTGAGCGACGACGACGCACCCGGCCCGCCGCCCAGCAGACCGGACTGGATGTTCGTCTTCGTCGGCCCCGGCGCGACCGCGTTGACCCGGATATCACGGCTGGCGTACTCCAGGGCGACCGATTTCGTCAGGCCGACGACGCCGTGTTTGCTGGCCGAGTAACTGGAGAGCCCACCCATCCCGACGAGGCCGGCCTCCGACGCGGTGTTGACGATGACGCCCTCGCCCTGTGCTTCCATCACCGCGAGCTCTGCCTTCATGCACGCCCAGACGCCCTTCAGGTTGATGTCTACGATCCTGTCCCACTGGGCCTCGGCGATACCGGTCACCTCCACGAAGTCGGTGAGGATACCGGCGTTGTTGTGTGCGAAGTCGAGGGACCCGTAGGTCTCGACCGCGGTCTCGACCATGTGCTCGACGGAGTCGAGGTCGGACACGTCCACCTCGACGAAGATCGCGTCACCCCCCGCGTCCTCGATGCGATCGACCGTCTCGCGGGCGGTGTCCTCGACGATGTCGGCCACGACGACGTTCGCTCCCTCCTCGGCGAAGCGGTACGCTGTCGCGCGACCGATCCCCGACCCCGCCCCCGTCACGAGCGCCGTCTTGCCAGTGAGTCCGTCCATGATTGTCCACCGGTGACTCTCTCGGGGCCGACATAACTGTTAGTCTGTGCCCACGAGGGAATCGGATCGAGACTGCCGGGTCCCGAGTACCGGCCACTACCGACGAGCGGTGCCGCTCCCGCCACGTATATGACGGTACCACCCATGCCATGTAGCAATGTCTGATGCGGCCACGCCGTCGGTTCCGCGGGGCGAATTCGACTTCCAGCACCGCCCCGAGACCGACCAGTCGTTCGAGAACGCGCTCGCGAAGGCCCGGGCCGGCGACCGCCTCACGGTCGCCGACGGCATCGAGTTGCTCACGACCGGCACCGACCGACCCGGGATCGACCGGGAGCGCAAAGAGCGCGTCCTCGAAGCCGCCGACCGCCGGCGCGCCGAGGTGGTCGGCGAGGAAGTCACCTTCGTCGCCAACCTCAACAACAACGTCACCACCGCCTGTAACACCGGCTGTCTGTTCTGTAACTTCAAGGACCGCTCCGAGCAGTTCCGCACGTCCCACGAGGGCGACCACGGTGGGTTCACCAAGACGCCCGCCGAATCCCGCGAGATCGTCGCCGACGCCGTCGAGCGCGGGATCTACGAGGTCACCTCCGTCTCGGGACTCCACCCCGCGTTCGCGCTGGATTCGGAACACCGCGAGATACTCGAAACCAGCGAGCGCGAGGACCTGAACTACCGCCCGCCCGCGGAGTACGAGAAAAATCCGGGGAACTACGTCGATCAGATCGAGGCGATGAGCGTCGGCGGCGTCCACGTCCACTCGATGACGCCCGAGGAGGCCTACCACGCCCGCCGCGGGACCGACTGGTCCTACGAGGAGGTGTTCCGCCGGCTGAAGGACGCAGGGCTGGATTCGGTCCCGGGCACGGCCGCCGAGATTCTCGTCGACGAGGTGCGCGAGGTCATCTGTCCGGGCAAGATCGGCACCGACGAGTGGCTCGAAGCGATGGCGGCGGCCGCGACCGTCGGCCTCGACACGACAGCGAC
This Halorientalis sp. IM1011 DNA region includes the following protein-coding sequences:
- a CDS encoding histidine kinase N-terminal 7TM domain-containing protein; translated protein: MSATTARMLANALWAGSYLFSTVVLATFAYVYWTNRNVRGLEYLLAAAVLGSLQSILYLLSLVAPSVATKVIFWKLFGVLAAVVVFLWYLFAVVWTGRAVLARRVTLALAGGPLAICVALLVTNTAPSVPGLHSLYWSSVSVATPDAVLSPLVFEGGPAALGQRLYSLCLLLGSVGLLVAFTARSDQRLYRWRNAMLVLGGVAGLCFAVGFAFLNLPYEPHPLVYVLAHGFVVLGVARFGDYDVVSLPENSLIEAIDGAILVYTVDGTVIELNEAAKLVLGLTDEAVGRGIVGVVELSESLPGVRGGEAGSVASPAGIADLLDGHEFTTVINGVSRTFVVRVSRLDDGGDHLGWTVLCYDVTDLRQKQQELDLLKQVLSRVLRHNVRNDLSVVKSNAKMLAEESSGLQAERLRTIMDKSDNLLDASEKARTVEKLLSSERTRSEFDVAEMATEAVETTRREFPGVAVETDLPDSCPVNAHWALSHAVENVIENAAMHNDADDPQVAVTAECGDERATLRVADNGPGIPYKELEVLERREETQLEHGSSIGLWLVDWIVDLSGGDIAFENTDRGCTVTIELDAAIPEAGEDDEATDLNLGIGADD
- a CDS encoding SDR family NAD(P)-dependent oxidoreductase, whose amino-acid sequence is MDGLTGKTALVTGAGSGIGRATAYRFAEEGANVVVADIVEDTARETVDRIEDAGGDAIFVEVDVSDLDSVEHMVETAVETYGSLDFAHNNAGILTDFVEVTGIAEAQWDRIVDINLKGVWACMKAELAVMEAQGEGVIVNTASEAGLVGMGGLSSYSASKHGVVGLTKSVALEYASRDIRVNAVAPGPTKTNIQSGLLGGGPGASSSLRDRIERAVSLVRTAIRTLRADFDTSAMRDVPMDRIADPEEIAGVVAFLCSSDASYITGHTIPVDGGQAAD
- the cofH gene encoding 7,8-didemethyl-8-hydroxy-5-deazariboflavin synthase subunit CofH, translating into MSDAATPSVPRGEFDFQHRPETDQSFENALAKARAGDRLTVADGIELLTTGTDRPGIDRERKERVLEAADRRRAEVVGEEVTFVANLNNNVTTACNTGCLFCNFKDRSEQFRTSHEGDHGGFTKTPAESREIVADAVERGIYEVTSVSGLHPAFALDSEHREILETSEREDLNYRPPAEYEKNPGNYVDQIEAMSVGGVHVHSMTPEEAYHARRGTDWSYEEVFRRLKDAGLDSVPGTAAEILVDEVREVICPGKIGTDEWLEAMAAAATVGLDTTATIMYGHVENEAHRVRHLDRIRDLQERTGAITEFVPLSFVHEETPLADRGMVNSGATTHEDELMIAVSRLYLDNVEHVQSSWVKYGDAQGLKMLTCGADDFMGTILSEEITKRAGGGFGECRSVREYADMISAIGRVPVERSTDYTERRRVDPSAEQLGPKLGPQADGTPLVPDR